CTTTGTCTGTAACAACCTTATTATAAAGCACTAATTACTTACCAGACAGTTTGTGTGTCACTCCTCCAGATATTGATTTTATTAGCAAAGGAAGACACGTGTTCCCCTTTTCCTTCAAGGTCCCTAACAGGTACCATTTATAATATATTGTTCTGTGGTTATTTCTGTTTCGATTCATGTCTAACTCATTTTCTTTCAAGCCAATTAAGTTGCCTGTAATTGTACTTTGTAGGACCATGCCATCCTCGTTCAAGTCGTCTGTTGGTAAAATTGTTCATAAGCTTAAAGCTGAACTTAAACAATCAATGAAGTTGACCAAAAAAGCAAAAGTCCACTACACATTTGTCTCCAAAGCAGACATGGATATACCTGGACTTATGGTGAGAAGTTTGGAACAGGAATTGATCACAGTTTAAAGGACTTGAaaattatcctttttttttttttttttttcaggaaccTCAGTTTGGTTCCACGGTTAAAAAAGTAACGGTCTTTGGTTCTGGAACCATTGCAATGGATGTTTACACAAAAAGGATGGGATATCAACCTGGtaaacatttttgtgtgtggtaTTGTCGTTTTTGTCCAGGCCTATTtaagttttgtttattttgagggGGACCACTATTCAAAAGCAATATTTGATTCTCATTGGTTAATTTTCTATTTAATTTTTGCTTATTTTtacaattacttttttttttagtactaaTTTTTCTTCCATTAACAAAGGTGCTCATGTTCTATAAATAAGGGGAGGGGTGACTCGTGCTACTGGATGTTCTTAGCATTGCCCAGAAAACATCAAGTAAACGGAAATGGAGACAAACAGTTAAGAGTTTTCTCGCCACGATTCATGACTACAAAATTCTCAGATTTTGCATGTTTTCATCAATTTTCTTGTCAAGCTCACATTTTCTCACCAGTGCAATTACAAACATGATTCTGTCTTCCCCTGCAGGTGAAGATCTCCAAGTCAAAGTTCAAATTCATAACCAATCATCCCGTGACTTGAAACCTAAATTTGTATTGTACGAAAAGCTGAGTTTCTTTGCTCAAGGAAAGAGGAAACTTTGCATGATGAACATCCTCAAGGAGAAACTCGAGCGTATCGATGCCCATAGCAAAAAGGTCGTAAAGAAGGTGATCACAATCCCCAGGAACATATCTCCCTCCATTTTGAATTGCTCCATCATCAAGCTGGAATACAGGCTGAAGGTAGGACGAAGGTTCAATCGTACTTTTAACTTGAAATTGAAGACTGATAGCAGAAAATAACACTGTACAATTGTCACAGATCTTTCTGGATGTCAAATATGCAATAAACCCAGAAATCAAGCTTCCAATAGTTGTCCTACCTGCTCTTGAGGGTCCTGCAGGACAACAACCACCAGGTCCCGTTGCACATACATTTGAGGATTTTGGGAAATCAAAAAAACAGAGCTCACGCAAAGCATCGCAGTTTTCGGATCTCCCTCCACCATATGAAGCACATGCCGATTATCCCGCCTTGAGTTCTCAGAATTATTGACCATAAATTAGAACCAAAAGGATAATGTTCTACTTTTCTAATTcatcacaacaacaacacaacttCATCAAAGACAACACACATCCCACCTCCCAGCTGTTTGAACTGCTTCCTTCTGGGAGGCGCTACAGAGGCATTCGAACAAGGACTACCAGACTGAAAAACAGTTTCTTCCCAAGAGCCATCACCGCTCTGAACTCTGAGAGAAAACAACACCAGCTATAATACAACACCGAGACTCCTTCAAAAACTACGTGCAATAACTATttactatttattatttactttctGTCCAAACCTCATTCATGTTAATACATATACCCACATTGAACAGACtgtaaataagattttttattttggggggggtaATCAAGGGTTTAATTAATCGTAGATAAACTCATTCACTGTCATTGACTGCTATCAATGTGAAAGACTCATTTTAATATTTAAAGACATTTATTGACCGTCTCACACCGCCACAAAACCCTTTTGATACAGATAACACTGCATATATCTTTTTATATCTTGTATGTATAGAAAAAATAATGTATCGTATTTATGAAATCAACAAGCTGCTACACAAAGTGTGAAATTTTCTTTCTAtatgtgaaaatattttgaattctGTAAAAAGACACTTGATTGAATCGTACTCTCAAATAAAACAGTCAATGTCCATTTGAGTCCTCCTCATAAAACAAATGTTATTGTTAAGCATGCGAATACAGCCCTGTttggttttttatttttttctaggcGTGCCAAGCAAGAAAAACAGGTTTTCTATGAGCTGCATCCTCCCCCACCACCTGTTCATAGTAGCTCTGTTAGCGCAACCACACACTTTGTTTCTGCTTGGCTTTACCTGAGGCTCACATAATTTGTGCTTCTATTTCTTTGTGATTttgtaatttgtatttatttctgtGAAATGACTATCACAAATTTCTCAATTGAATATGACTCCATCAATAGCCAAAACATCTTCACAAACGGAGATACAATCAATGGAAGGATCATCGTGGAGGTCTCGAAAGAAACGCCAATCCAATCACTAACCTTTATTGGAAAAGGAAGTGCAAGGGTTCGCTGGCAAGAACATCACGGCCAACATACTCGTTACTACTGGTCTAATGAGAAATATTATGAGATCAAACAACATATCTTGAGAGCTGGTAACGTATCGCTTTCACCGTTATCTTAATAGACAATGTTGGGGATGAGCCTTAAAATTAAAGCACAAATTATGCTTCACTGCTCCAGGTACTGAATTTATTGCCAAAGGAAGACATGTGTTCCCCTTTTCTTTCAATGTCCCTAACAGGTAAAATAGTGTGTATTCTTTAGCTTATTTGCTTCCAGGCCAACCAATTAAGTGACCCGGAATTGTACTTTGCAGTAAAATGCCATCAACGTTCAAGTCCTCAATTGGTAGAATTGTTCATAAGCTTAAAGCGGAGCTTAAACAATCAATGAAGTTGACCAAAAAAGCAAAAGCCCACTTCACATTTGTCTCCAAAGCAGATATGGATATACCTGGACTTATGGTGAGAAGTTTGGAACAAATTCATTACaactaatttttttttggtggtgggggggttgcACATTCATCGAAGAGATGgctctgctttttcttttaggAACCTCAGCATGATTGCACTGATAAAAAACTCACAGTCTTTGGTTCTGGAACCATTGCAATGGATGTTTACACCCCCAAAATGGGATACCAACCAGGTAATCAAATATACATAGAGTTCCATTATTTGCTACCAAAAAAGTAGATCTCAGtttcaaaaaggttggtgaGTCATGGTGTTAACTATGGAGATTAGAGAGAGAGATTATATATCTGATGTTAGACTTCATGGGGACATGCTGATAATTCCAGGAAGTCTACGACTGACAAAGTCTACCTACGACGGAAATGAACATCTGTACGACTAAACACGTGATTTTGTGTTTCTTTGCAGGCGAAGATATTCACGTCAAAGTTGAAATTCATAACCAATCATCCCGGGACTTGAAGCCCAAATTTGAATTGTACAGAAAGAAGAGTTTCTTTGCTCAAGGTCACAGAAGACTTCACACACAGGAGATTGTTAAGGACAAACTTGAGAGTGTTAATGCCCGTAGCAAAGAGGTCTTGAAGAAGGTCATCACCATCCCCAGGAACATAGCTCCCTCCATTTTGAATTCCGCCATCATCAAGCTGGAATACAGGTTGAAGGTAGGCTGAAGGTTCTGTTGTACTTTATTTCATTTGATACTCTAACTGGCAATGAAAATAGTCACAGAAATTTTAAAAAACGAATCGAGCcaaaaacacatttcagaaacttaCCAAGTAGTGTTTTCACAGATCTATCTGGATGTCAAGTATGCAACAGACCCGAAAATCAAACTTCCAATAGTTGTCCTACCAATATTTGAGGTTCCTTCAGCAAAACAACCTCCAGGTCCCGCTGCTTATGGATTTGAGGAATTTGGGAACTCAAACCAACAAAGCTGGAGCGTAGCACCCCAATTTTCTGATGTCCCTCCGCCATATGGAGCACACGCTTTGTATCCTACCAAGAGTAATTCTCACGAATATGGGAAATGACTTTGTTGCCTTCATTGCTTAATTTGGCTGtctttttttaccatttttcAAAACTTTGTCCAGAACAAAAGGATCATTTTGAGGACAGTTTTTTCAACAActgaaaacatatttttgaGTTTAGTAGCATGCAAATAATTGACATGAAGaaactccttttttttcttagcatgTTATCCCTCTGCTAGTTAGCTGACAATTTGCTGACTCTATGATCGATTATGCCGATTAAATGCTAAATGTATGTTTTGTTAGTTTGTTTCCCTTGTATTATGATGTGTGAAGGTTTGTTCAATCCTAGGATTACCACTAGTGGTCAAaagctttcttcttcttcttcaaaaaaaaaaagaggtaccACAGTGAGcatgaaaaaaaacccagatgCATTTTATTTAGCCTATTTGCAATTTGTGTCAGTTCGGTTCAGTGCTTAAAAAGTGCAGTGCACATCTTTGCATGAAACAGTCAGGAGTCATGATGCTATAAATTTGTTTCCATGGTTGGCatcttgtgactttttttttttttacactacacTAGTGTGGTGGAATTTTGATATCTAATGCTTGATTAGTGCAGTACATTAGGCGCAGGGTTTAGTGCCATCTCCGGCCATCTTGTGTGGGGTTGCATGTTTGCATGCGTAGGTTTCCTCCCACGTTTCAAAAACATTCATGATAGGCCAATTGACCGCTCctacttgtttttttgttttgtttttttggaaggGGGGGGTGATGGGAATGATGTGTGTTCTGCCACtgcctggcaaccagttcaggatgtGCCCCCAGCTGGAatagaccctcgtgaggataagcacTTCAGGACAATGGATGGATTTCATGACGTGGATAGCAATAGAGTAcatctttttttccaaattgttaCAAAGAGCAAtacaaaaatgcaccaaaaaggcGTCATGAGGAAGTCTGACTAATACTCGTACCTCGGGACTAATAAATTATGATCAAATTGACCAGACATTCAAAATGCCCTGTCCAAAACAGTAAACTATTAAATGAGTAAATAGGTGacaccaattgtctttattattttataatttttgGGGGCAAATTAACAGGGTAACGTTTGGTGCGCCTGCTCCGAGCCAGAGGCAGGCCATGCCCACACGCCGCCGCGCACGTCAAACACATCACATTCAAAGGTAGTCATAAATCAATTGTTACTCTTCAAACTCTCGTTGCTGGACTTTTTCTTCAATGTTGTATTTCATTGTAATTAGCCGAACTAAGGCTCCAGCTAGGGTTACCTTTATGAACGTGACACCTCCAAGCTTGATCACATGACCATTTGACACGGATACTGTACAGTTTTAATGGAGGTATGCTGCTTGACTGAATGCAGCATCCAAAGCTATGACAAATGTGACTTTATCATGTCTATCAAGATTTTCTCTGTGGAATACGATCAGGTGAATGAAAGAGGAACTTTCTCTCCTGGCGATGTCCTCGCTGGAAGAGTGACTGTGGTGGCCAGCAAGGAGACCAAAGTGCAGTCTTTGACGGTCACTGCGAAAGGAAAGGCTGAGGTCAAATGGTGCAATCAAGATGGACAGACCAAAGCGCTCCACCAAGATGAGGAGAAATATTTCTTTTTGGAACACATTATTcttcaggataaaaataaaggaGATGGTTAGTAGTTTTAATTTCCAAATATAATCTGTAGGTAATGGCATGGTACTTATTTTTTCTATTCTATTCAACTTGCACTTTTTTCCCACAAGGAACAGAAATCATTCATCAAGGGAGGAGTGTGTATCCTTTCACCTTTGTGATTCCAAATACGTGAGTACTCCTCGTGTCCACTCCCTGATTTTGGATTACATTGCTTAGTACCTCCTGAAATTATAATTTTAATAAAAACGAACatcaatgattttaaaaaaaaacaattctgggGGACTGAGATATGTGGccaggtgtcccaatacttttgtacaTTTCCACACCAAATAAAGTTCCCGCCACTTATGTAGTGATAATTTCTTTGCAGAGACATGCCTTCCTCATACGAAGGAAAATGGGGCAGAATCACGTACAGTTTACAAGCTCAACTGACTCAGTCGATTTGGAGCATCCACAAAACTCGGATTGAGTTCCCATTTCTTACCAAGTCCGAGTTTCCCTTCGCCTCCAAATCAGAAATGTTGATCATCGGACTTCAAGTATGCATTGATTGAACGAATCACCAGAATATTCCTGTTTGAGATTTGCTTTCTGACTTTGCATTGTTTTTGCATAGGAGCGGCAAAGCGCAACCAAAATTTCATTTAATGGCGCTGGAAAAGTTACCTTGAATGTGACTTCGGAGAAATTGGGACTGACACAAGGTAAACATTTTGTTGGTCATGTCTGATGTGAACATATGATTACAGGACATACATTTGTTCCTTCTCACAGGTGAAACGATGGAGGTGTCTGTTGACGTAATTAACAGCTCAAATCGTGCAGTAACGCCCAAATTCTTCCTGTGCGagaagcaaatgtttgtcgcccAATTGGAGACAATTGTGCACACAAATGAGATCCTCTTTGGCACTGGAGAATCAGTTTCAGCTCGGAGCAGTCGTACCATAAAAAATGTTCTAAGTATCCCTCCACAGCTCTACCCCACATTCTTCAACTGCTCCATAATCAAGCTCGAATACACGCTCAAGGTAACCAAGTCTTTCTAAACTACATTTCATTTTGCTTTCTAATTATTTTGgagattgaaaaacaaaattcatCTTAGTTTTTAATTTCACCTCAAAACCCAAAGAAGGTTCACGCACATTTGaaattcccacaatgcaacgaccAGAATTTTCCATTGCATGCCATCAACCAAATAAAATCTAGGTCATTGGAAATTTGAGCTACTCTTCAACTAATCAGTCAGAGTCTCTTTCACTGTGTAAATTGATCCGGTGGCCTCAGACAAGTGTGCGGAGTGAAAAACTGCCATTTAACCAAGGAAATCCCATTGCTCTGGTGCTAATCCATGCCAATATTATTGtctttttaattgaaaaataaattataatatatTTGCATTAGTGAGGCAAGAACAGAACTAACTAAAGGTATATTTTGTTGCAGGTCACGCTTGGTGACCCATTGGCAAGAGATCCAGATATCAGACTTCCTCTGGTTATTCTACGGGGTTCAACCCAACCATATCATCAAAAATCTAAAAGATCCCGTGTAATGTAGAGTGATGAAATTGCCAAAGTAGTTTCAACCAGTTTGTAAAGGGAATTTGAACATGGTTTGGCCCCTCCCTCTTTGTCAGGGCACCAATTTTgtgcaaaaaatacaaaataaaaaaattgttaagGCGCATGATGACTGACACGTTTTGGTGCAAATCTAAATAAACGTGTATTGCAGAATTCAATTTTTCTTGTTGGTGTTTAATCTCTATAAAGGAACAAAGTCCATTATTTTACCATTCCTGAGTGAGGAAAGTTACTGGCATGAAAAACATGAGGAAAAACTTCCACTGATGATGGCGGGGCTTTCAGCCAAGCATTGGTAAATGCCAAACATTTTATGTTTCTGTGTGTGACACTGATTGATTTTCTCCACCTAATAGATTGTAAGTGGTGATCACATCTAAATTGGGCAGTGGCACGCCGGCATGTTTACATCAGCTGAAGGTATTTTACATACACGCTCAAAAATATGTATTTCGGCAATTTTAGTGAGCATATTGTATTTTATGTACGTatagaattttgtgaaaacataCTTATTACGTAATTAAATGAAATTTAAATTTTGTTGACAGTTTTTACCCTTCACTATAATGGATGTGTTCTTACTTCTGGTGCGTGCACATTGGCCACCAGAGGGCAGTATATCACAAACAAGGATATGAAGTGTACATGATACCAAGTACAGCTCTTCAGTAAGCTCCAGTAATATTAGGTATTTtccgcagaggataaagaatacatgccAGTGAGTATTAGTATATTGTATGTATTATGTGTTGcctcaccatttgtgttcagaaTTGTAACACAGCAACATAGACTATGTTAACTCATGCATGGCtttttgcattgtgtgttagcatttagCTAAGCTCCCTCCTTTCCTTGGGttgaattcttaaaaaaaaaaaatagaaacatgTTGCAGTAGTCAGAAAAAAGTTGATGCTGATGTGAATTGAtgctcattgtgtgtgtgtgtgtgtgtgtgtgtgtgtgtgcgtgcgtgcgtgcgtgcgtgcgtgcgtgcgtgcgtgcgtgcgtgcgtgcgtgcgtgtgtgtagagTAGATTATCTTacctttttgttaaaaaaaaaacacatcaagtcCAGCAAAGAGAGTTTGAAGAGTAACAATTTATTTCAGTTTCAATTTATACAGCTGTATGTACAACTCCTTTACAGTGGCCTCAACAATAAGTATAGTCGACATAATCATAACATAGAGCTCAATTttgaaaatacataaaaaaataaaaatacctaaataaaaatgtattaaatatatacacatatagatACACTCACACAcgtgaaaataaatataaaatataaacacatcccaaaaacatgcgtggtaggccgattgtgcactccaaattgctcctaggtgtgagtgcgagtacggatggttgttcgtctctgtgtgccctgcgattggctggcaaccggttcaggctgTCCCCTACCTACTGCCTGATagccgctgggataggctcctgcacgcccgcaacccccgtggggacaaagcggtacggaaaatggatggatggatagtttccCACCTTCATTGGTTTTGTAGTTAAAAATTTCAAAATCGAGGAGGCGTGTCTATGGAGTTGGCTTTACGTAGTCGTGGCCTTGGCCTCTGCATTTGCTGGTTTGGATTTGGATGAAGAACATCTCCCAAAGTTAAAGCTTTGAGTGACTGTTGATGTCGTTTGGCGGAATGTAGACTGCTGGGGCGCACAACTATTGGCCAGCTGAGGTAAGCAGAGTTTGAGCCAGTCATATCCACACAGACCTGTAGAACATTTTTCGCAATTTACTACAACGACATTGACAAAAGTGTATTCTGACATTGTCTGGTCTGGTTTACCTTCAACTCGTAGTGCAGTTCAATGGGTGAACCCATGGAGATGGTGGGAGGGCTCCCTCTCGGGATGGTGATCACGTCGAGCATCGTCTTTCTGCTGTAGGGGCGAACACGCTTGGCAACTTTCTCAGCGACTGGACACACGCCAGTTATCCTTTTCCCCGGGGAAATCCGACTTTGCTTCCGTTGCAATATGTACTTGAGCATCAACGAGCAAGTCGACTGGTTGATGGCTTCAACAATGACTTGGATGCCTTCGCCTGCAGGATGAGAAAATGATTTGCTTAAGAGTAGAGAATGGGGCATGGTGTCATTGAAGAACGAAAATATGCTGTGGTGAGCGTTGAGGGCTTTGAGACACAGACACCACAGTGTACAAGTTCGCACTGTCTACATGCGTGTATAAATACTGCACATCACCTGGTTTGTAGGCCTTCTTTTCGGTGTAAATAACAATTGTTACTGTTCCAGAGCCAAGGCGTTTGACAAATGTCTTCATCCAAACATGCCGAGGTTCCTGAAACAAACAAATTCTTCTTCGAAACCACTTTTCTCCTACATGGACACTTTTGTGATTGTCTTTTGTATACAAGTAAAAAATCACCATAACTGGAGCCACATCTATGTCACCGTCTGGATGGAATGGGAATCCATTTTCAACAATTCCTTCTATATTCATTGGGTGTTTAATGTTCAaacctataaaaacaaatctCCTTATTAGTCATACATGTAAGTGTGCCCTAAAAAATCACAAGTAGGAACAAGGTTAGAAAACGTTCAAATCTTAGAATAGATAGAAATGCATTACCTTTATGCAGAATATCTTCATTGGTCATCTAAAAGGTGTTCTTGGTATTTTCTCTCAAAAATGCACCATTGAGCGTGTTTCCAATTATGAGGCAAAAGCACAATGTGTCCATACAGAGCTGGAGCAGAGCCTAAACCTGTCAAACGGGAAATGACTGAAGCTCATTTTTCACGAGAGTCTATTTGGAGTGGAAAATTCTGTAGAGGGTGGAGTCAAAATTTGGTGATCGTCAAATTAAGTGTTAGCATTGTTGTAAAATTCccttaatgtgtttttaaaatagCAGCACCTATGCAAAGGATTTTGTCCCATTAAAGCTTAGAGAACATGTCCCCGAATTCTCAGGTGCATTTCCATGAACTTTGTTTATTCAAAGTAGAAACATCCAGGAATGTCAATTTGGAAAACTCAACAAAACACTAATTTAAAGACTAAGGAAAAGTAAAATTGTCGAAGAATCATCAATGTAATTATCAGGATGTGATATGGGTTTCGTCTGAAAAATTCCTCTAACTGTGTTTGCATCTGCAGTAATTTTCTCAATGATATCTATGATTTAAGAGAGTCTTATTAGAGCCaatgcaaatgtgtttttgagGTAGTCACTGGACTGGATGCATGATCATGTCAAATGCGAGCAATGCTCCATGTTCCCATTTGACGCAAGCACTTTTAAATGCACTTGTAAAACCAGATGAAAATGTTGATAACACATTCCTAACAATTATTTTACACACGTCATAAGGTGAGAAGGTATTATTTAAAAATGACGTTCACCTACAAGGACTTGGTTGTTTCGAAGTTATATAAACAAGCTGTTCTGCATTTCACTCATTCTATGAGATTAAGCAAATTACTTTGCAACCACACCCTTACAGCTAAATAGTTGGTGGCATTGGACAAACATCTAACGTCGAAGTAGACTCGCGATCATAGCACAACACAAAGCCGAtctataattttgtttttttattattcacagTGCCTCATAACATGACAGACGGCTGATATTTCACAGCTAACATTTCACATTTCACTTCCATGTTATAAAGCCCACACTGCTTTGGGGCTTCAGCATCTTACGGTAACACAAAAGAAAGACTTTGGAATTTTGGTTGACTCTGAGCTGTTTTGTT
This portion of the Syngnathus scovelli strain Florida chromosome 3, RoL_Ssco_1.2, whole genome shotgun sequence genome encodes:
- the LOC125994624 gene encoding arrestin domain-containing protein 3, with the translated sequence MTIKHFSIEYDSINSQNIFTNGDTITGRIIVEVSKETPIQSLTFIGKGNARVCWHEYYGQYSNYYYWSDEKYYKIKQRILQPDIDFISKGRHVFPFSFKVPNRTMPSSFKSSVGKIVHKLKAELKQSMKLTKKAKVHYTFVSKADMDIPGLMEPQFGSTVKKVTVFGSGTIAMDVYTKRMGYQPGEDLQVKVQIHNQSSRDLKPKFVLYEKLSFFAQGKRKLCMMNILKEKLERIDAHSKKVVKKVITIPRNISPSILNCSIIKLEYRLKIFLDVKYAINPEIKLPIVVLPALEGPAGQQPPGPVAHTFEDFGKSKKQSSRKASQFSDLPPPYEAHADYPALSSQNY
- the LOC125994623 gene encoding arrestin domain-containing protein 3 — protein: MTITNFSIEYDSINSQNIFTNGDTINGRIIVEVSKETPIQSLTFIGKGSARVRWQEHHGQHTRYYWSNEKYYEIKQHILRAGTEFIAKGRHVFPFSFNVPNSKMPSTFKSSIGRIVHKLKAELKQSMKLTKKAKAHFTFVSKADMDIPGLMEPQHDCTDKKLTVFGSGTIAMDVYTPKMGYQPGEDIHVKVEIHNQSSRDLKPKFELYRKKSFFAQGHRRLHTQEIVKDKLESVNARSKEVLKKVITIPRNIAPSILNSAIIKLEYRLKIYLDVKYATDPKIKLPIVVLPIFEVPSAKQPPGPAAYGFEEFGNSNQQSWSVAPQFSDVPPPYGAHALYPTKSNSHEYGK
- the LOC125994625 gene encoding arrestin domain-containing protein 3, producing MEVCCLTECSIQSYDKCDFIMSIKIFSVEYDQVNERGTFSPGDVLAGRVTVVASKETKVQSLTVTAKGKAEVKWCNQDGQTKALHQDEEKYFFLEHIILQDKNKGDGTEIIHQGRSVYPFTFVIPNTDMPSSYEGKWGRITYSLQAQLTQSIWSIHKTRIEFPFLTKSEFPFASKSEMLIIGLQERQSATKISFNGAGKVTLNVTSEKLGLTQGETMEVSVDVINSSNRAVTPKFFLCEKQMFVAQLETIVHTNEILFGTGESVSARSSRTIKNVLSIPPQLYPTFFNCSIIKLEYTLKVTLGDPLARDPDIRLPLVILRGSTQPYHQKSKRSRVM
- the LOC125994629 gene encoding arrestin domain-containing protein 2 isoform X1, giving the protein MTNEDILHKGLNIKHPMNIEGIVENGFPFHPDGDIDVAPVMEPRHVWMKTFVKRLGSGTVTIVIYTEKKAYKPGEGIQVIVEAINQSTCSLMLKYILQRKQSRISPGKRITGVCPVAEKVAKRVRPYSRKTMLDVITIPRGSPPTISMGSPIELHYELKVCVDMTGSNSAYLSWPIVVRPSSLHSAKRHQQSLKALTLGDVLHPNPNQQMQRPRPRLRKANSIDTPPRF
- the LOC125994629 gene encoding arrestin domain-containing protein 2 isoform X2, whose protein sequence is MNIEGIVENGFPFHPDGDIDVAPVMEPRHVWMKTFVKRLGSGTVTIVIYTEKKAYKPGEGIQVIVEAINQSTCSLMLKYILQRKQSRISPGKRITGVCPVAEKVAKRVRPYSRKTMLDVITIPRGSPPTISMGSPIELHYELKVCVDMTGSNSAYLSWPIVVRPSSLHSAKRHQQSLKALTLGDVLHPNPNQQMQRPRPRLRKANSIDTPPRF